A single window of Brevundimonas naejangsanensis DNA harbors:
- a CDS encoding DUF3297 family protein, translated as MSDALPDRLSVDPDSPFHDADLLARGVGIRFKGEEKTNVEEYCVSEGWVRLAVGNRVDRRGKALTVKLQGPVEPFIKGE; from the coding sequence ATGTCCGACGCCCTGCCTGACCGCCTTTCGGTCGATCCCGACAGCCCCTTCCACGACGCCGACCTGCTGGCGCGTGGCGTGGGCATCCGCTTCAAGGGCGAGGAAAAGACCAACGTCGAGGAATACTGCGTCTCGGAAGGCTGGGTGCGCCTGGCCGTCGGCAACCGCGTCGACCGTCGCGGCAAGGCCCTGACCGTCAAGCTGCAAGGCCCGGTCGAGCCCTTCATCAAGGGCGAGTGA
- a CDS encoding M20/M25/M40 family metallo-hydrolase codes for MAASALALGLIATPVLAQDARTIRAAEQVRDQALKGNIALDYVTQITTRFGPRPAGSRAEQDASAWAADYMRAHGFQNVRIETFPLIGWERGEESAEILGARPQKLVVAALGHSIATPAEGVEADIVFFDGLEALAAAPAGSLTGKIAVVDGGQMVRMQNGSGYGSLSRIRSVGPTEAAKRGAVAFVMRSAGSDEHRMPHTGTTRYVDGRVPLPSFALSAPDADQIARLVGMGETVRLRLKSTARTYETVSQNVIGDIVGAARPDEIIVLGSHMDSWDLGTGAIDDAAGGAITLAAAKLIAEQGRPARTIRVVLYGSEEVAQPTDHGNGGGAYVRNIGAGVEKHVIAGESDFGADRVYALGLPPGSQGTDFARIAERILRPLGVLPGEPELYGGVDIGPLAKAGVPVFGLRQDGTRYFDLHHTADDTLDKIDPAQMTQNVAAWAALVRLIADSDVDFRAARAAQEAKR; via the coding sequence ATGGCCGCCAGCGCTTTGGCGCTCGGCCTGATCGCCACGCCGGTCCTGGCCCAGGACGCCAGGACCATCCGCGCCGCCGAACAGGTGCGCGACCAGGCGCTGAAGGGCAATATCGCCCTCGACTACGTCACCCAGATCACCACCCGCTTCGGCCCGCGCCCGGCGGGTTCGCGCGCCGAGCAGGACGCCTCGGCCTGGGCCGCCGATTACATGCGCGCCCACGGCTTCCAGAACGTCCGCATCGAGACCTTCCCCCTGATCGGTTGGGAGCGGGGCGAGGAAAGCGCCGAGATCCTCGGGGCCCGTCCGCAGAAGCTGGTCGTGGCGGCGCTCGGCCACTCCATCGCCACCCCCGCCGAGGGCGTCGAGGCGGACATCGTCTTCTTCGACGGCCTGGAAGCGTTGGCGGCCGCGCCCGCCGGGTCGCTGACCGGCAAGATCGCGGTGGTCGACGGCGGCCAGATGGTGCGCATGCAGAACGGCTCGGGCTACGGCTCTCTCTCGCGCATTCGCAGCGTCGGCCCGACCGAGGCGGCCAAGCGCGGCGCGGTCGCCTTCGTGATGCGCTCGGCCGGCTCGGACGAGCACCGGATGCCGCACACCGGCACCACCCGCTATGTCGACGGCAGGGTGCCGCTGCCGTCCTTCGCGCTCAGCGCGCCCGACGCCGATCAGATCGCGCGTCTGGTCGGCATGGGCGAGACGGTGCGCCTGCGCCTGAAATCCACCGCCCGCACCTATGAGACGGTCAGCCAGAACGTCATCGGCGACATCGTCGGCGCCGCGCGCCCGGACGAGATCATCGTCCTGGGTTCCCACATGGACAGCTGGGACCTAGGCACCGGCGCCATCGACGACGCCGCCGGCGGCGCCATCACCCTGGCGGCGGCCAAGCTGATCGCCGAACAGGGCCGCCCGGCCCGCACCATCCGCGTGGTCCTGTACGGCTCCGAAGAGGTCGCCCAGCCGACCGATCACGGCAACGGCGGCGGCGCCTATGTCCGCAACATCGGCGCAGGCGTCGAGAAGCACGTCATCGCCGGCGAAAGCGACTTCGGCGCCGACCGCGTCTACGCCCTGGGTCTGCCGCCGGGATCGCAGGGGACCGACTTCGCCCGCATCGCCGAGCGGATCCTGCGCCCGCTGGGCGTGCTGCCGGGCGAGCCGGAACTGTACGGCGGGGTCGACATCGGCCCGCTGGCCAAGGCGGGCGTCCCGGTCTTCGGCCTGCGCCAGGACGGCACGCGCTATTTCGACCTGCACCACACGGCCGACGACACCCTGGACAAGATCGACCCGGCCCAGATGACGCAGAACGTCGCCGCCTGGGCGGCTCTGGTGCGCCTGATCGCCGATTCAGATGTGGACTTCCGGGCCGCTCGTGCGGCACAGGAGGCCAAGCGCTGA